A window of Paenibacillus sp. 19GGS1-52 contains these coding sequences:
- a CDS encoding CapA family protein: MYPPRSRSRQKSKHTRKRRRRTAWTWINVSLLLLITAALSYYFISSNGSEDAAPPPQGEVLVSPSPDPTLAPTAVPTPEVTATPEHSVPVEAPEMSPSPVVDTPTEAPDAEPTTAPTEKPESDIDSSQGSGLASGLSDEDADGRTVTLNFAGDAIFSGKVGELLDKKGYAYSYAGLNGLFKQDDLTVLNLETPITTRGMAANKQYVFKGAPEALDALKAAGVDAVNLANNHTLDQGVQGLEDTLSNLSQRGIPYVGAGLTSKEAYSAQYFERNGIKIAVLGFTRVIPQSDWMAGVSSPGVATVYDSAEGLKAIAQAKKAADLVVVVVHWGKERVEQYDSIQQSLGHSFIDAGADLVIGGHPHVLQGIEPYKGKWIAYSTGNFIFTRSTVPATWKTAIFQAECTIKGQCSLQLKPMDAELAQSVPMNEVDGQLLLKRLESLSAGLITIGSDGKVKQVNR, from the coding sequence ATGTATCCGCCGCGATCACGTTCACGACAGAAGAGTAAACATACCAGAAAACGCCGCCGCAGAACGGCATGGACATGGATTAACGTAAGTTTGCTTTTGTTGATAACCGCTGCGTTATCCTATTATTTTATAAGTTCAAACGGCAGTGAAGACGCTGCACCACCTCCACAAGGTGAGGTTTTGGTGTCGCCGTCTCCAGATCCTACCCTGGCACCAACGGCAGTTCCGACGCCTGAAGTGACTGCAACGCCTGAACATTCAGTTCCAGTAGAAGCTCCTGAAATGTCACCATCACCGGTAGTAGATACTCCTACTGAGGCACCCGATGCGGAACCAACGACGGCTCCCACTGAAAAGCCTGAGTCAGATATAGACAGTTCCCAAGGCTCTGGATTAGCCTCAGGACTTTCGGATGAGGATGCTGATGGGCGTACCGTGACACTTAATTTTGCGGGAGACGCTATTTTTTCCGGTAAAGTGGGTGAACTGCTCGACAAGAAGGGTTACGCATACTCTTATGCTGGCTTGAATGGATTATTCAAGCAAGACGATCTAACGGTACTCAATTTGGAGACACCGATAACCACGCGCGGAATGGCTGCCAATAAGCAATATGTATTCAAAGGAGCACCGGAGGCGCTGGATGCTCTGAAGGCGGCCGGAGTAGACGCCGTGAATCTGGCTAATAACCATACCCTGGATCAGGGTGTGCAGGGGCTTGAGGATACGCTAAGCAACCTTAGCCAAAGGGGAATTCCTTATGTTGGCGCTGGTCTAACTAGCAAGGAAGCTTATTCGGCGCAATATTTTGAACGCAACGGTATAAAGATTGCTGTGCTTGGCTTTACGCGAGTCATTCCACAGTCGGATTGGATGGCTGGAGTGAGTTCACCTGGAGTCGCTACGGTTTATGATAGTGCTGAAGGGCTGAAGGCGATTGCTCAGGCCAAGAAAGCAGCAGACCTGGTAGTTGTCGTTGTCCATTGGGGCAAAGAACGAGTAGAACAGTATGATAGTATTCAGCAATCGCTTGGACACAGCTTTATTGATGCGGGAGCGGATCTTGTTATTGGAGGACATCCGCATGTCTTGCAAGGGATTGAACCCTATAAAGGCAAGTGGATAGCCTATAGTACCGGTAATTTTATATTCACGAGATCAACAGTTCCTGCTACTTGGAAGACGGCGATTTTTCAGGCGGAATGCACTATAAAAGGGCAATGCTCATTACAGCTGAAGCCTATGGATGCTGAACTGGCCCAGTCTGTGCCTATGAATGAAGTCGATGGGCAGCTTTTGCTAAAGAGGTTAGAGTCCCTCTCCGCAGGACTTATTACAATCGGCAGTGATGGTAAGGTCAAGCAAGTGAACAGGTAG
- the hemG gene encoding protoporphyrinogen oxidase yields MTGVPRKIVIIGGGLSGLSAAFYVRKYYKEAGLKPDIVLLEKTKTLGGKIETLHRDGFVIEKGPDSFLARKTAMSDLAKELELDHELVTTNPNAKKTYILQRDKLHPMPAGLVLGIPTELRPFLRSGLVSFGGKMRAMMDFIIPPRRSSEDESLGQLIERRLGTEVLENMTEPLLAGIYAGDMRKISLQATFPQFGEVERQYGSLIRGMTTGRKPAETHTGTKKSAFLTFRQGLQSLVHALIHELHDVEQRTEIGAVSITARTTNTANGQPIIPADSPRYEVELENGERLLADDIYITVPNFAAADLLRTHVDVSALDAVNYVSVANVVMAFPKKEIVSDYDGSGFLVPRKEGRNITACTWTSTKWLHTSPEDKVLLRCYVGRSGDEQNVQLPDEALTELVRKDLREIMGITAKPLFTEITRLTHSMPQYPVGHPENIARLRSELTTSMPGVYAFGAGYDGIGMPDCIKQAKLIAESAAKDLVKELKFQL; encoded by the coding sequence ATGACCGGCGTACCCCGAAAGATTGTCATTATAGGCGGAGGCTTAAGCGGCCTCAGCGCTGCCTTTTATGTGCGCAAGTATTATAAGGAAGCAGGCCTTAAGCCTGACATTGTGTTGCTGGAGAAAACGAAGACGCTCGGCGGTAAGATCGAAACGCTGCACCGTGACGGTTTCGTCATTGAGAAGGGACCCGATTCCTTTCTGGCCCGCAAAACAGCGATGAGTGATCTGGCCAAGGAATTGGAGCTTGATCATGAGTTGGTGACGACCAATCCGAATGCCAAGAAGACGTACATATTGCAGCGTGACAAGCTGCATCCGATGCCAGCTGGGTTGGTACTGGGGATTCCTACAGAGCTTCGGCCGTTTCTTAGAAGCGGATTGGTTTCTTTTGGCGGCAAAATGCGGGCTATGATGGATTTCATTATTCCGCCACGGCGCAGCAGTGAAGATGAGTCGCTAGGCCAGCTGATTGAGCGCCGTCTGGGTACAGAAGTGCTGGAGAATATGACCGAACCGCTCTTAGCCGGTATTTATGCCGGTGATATGCGCAAGATCAGCCTGCAGGCTACCTTCCCGCAATTCGGTGAGGTAGAGCGTCAATATGGAAGTCTTATTCGCGGAATGACTACTGGGCGTAAGCCCGCAGAGACACACACAGGGACGAAGAAGAGCGCCTTCCTAACCTTTCGCCAAGGACTGCAGAGTCTGGTACACGCTTTAATTCATGAGCTGCATGATGTAGAACAGCGGACTGAAATTGGAGCAGTCTCCATTACCGCTCGAACAACTAACACGGCAAACGGACAGCCTATAATTCCTGCCGACTCTCCTCGTTATGAAGTTGAACTGGAAAATGGCGAACGGCTGCTTGCTGATGATATTTACATTACAGTGCCCAATTTCGCTGCTGCTGATCTTCTGCGCACACATGTGGATGTCTCGGCACTGGATGCTGTGAATTATGTTTCCGTTGCGAATGTAGTTATGGCTTTTCCGAAGAAGGAAATTGTCAGTGATTATGACGGATCGGGTTTTCTTGTTCCTCGCAAGGAAGGACGCAATATTACAGCCTGCACCTGGACGTCCACCAAATGGCTGCATACAAGCCCTGAGGATAAGGTGCTGCTGCGCTGCTATGTAGGGCGTTCGGGGGATGAGCAGAATGTTCAGCTTCCAGACGAGGCCCTGACGGAGCTGGTGCGCAAGGACCTGCGAGAAATCATGGGCATTACGGCCAAACCCTTGTTCACAGAGATTACTCGGCTGACGCATTCCATGCCACAGTATCCTGTGGGACATCCAGAGAATATTGCCAGACTGCGCAGCGAACTGACTACGTCAATGCCTGGTGTTTATGCCTTCGGGGCCGGATATGACGGCATTGGAATGCCGGATTGCATAAAGCAGGCTAAACTTATAGCGGAAAGTGCTGCGAAGGATTTAGTGAAAGAACTAAAATTTCAGCTATAA
- the hemH gene encoding ferrochelatase: protein MAIKIGVLVMSYGTPESLEGVEAYYTHIRRGNPPSAEQLKELKDRYAAIVGGVFPLRKNTDLQVEALQAALNSDNDGKYEFVCYQGLKHAHPFIEDGVEAMAKDGITQAVGIVLAPHYSSMSVGTYIKRAQVKADACHVEMSFVESYHLHPELIDVLSKRVSARLDQFEEAGANRDEVRVLFSAHSLPERILSMGDPYRDQLLETSAAIAAQAGVATWQFTWQSAGRTAEPWLGPDVLVTLRELSTEQVKYVLVAPVGFVSDHLEVLYDLDIEAQAVASELDIRLMRIESLNSDPAYMSVLSDVVRNQANQMKVSQL, encoded by the coding sequence GTGGCAATTAAAATAGGTGTTCTAGTAATGTCGTATGGCACTCCTGAAAGTTTGGAAGGCGTAGAAGCATATTATACGCATATCCGGCGTGGCAATCCGCCATCAGCGGAGCAGCTAAAAGAACTGAAGGATCGATATGCTGCTATTGTGGGTGGTGTATTTCCGCTGCGCAAGAATACAGACCTGCAGGTTGAGGCATTGCAGGCCGCGTTGAATAGCGATAATGATGGGAAATATGAATTTGTCTGCTATCAGGGACTTAAGCACGCTCATCCGTTTATTGAAGACGGAGTGGAGGCTATGGCTAAAGATGGCATTACCCAGGCTGTAGGCATTGTTCTTGCTCCTCATTATTCCAGTATGAGCGTGGGCACTTACATCAAGCGTGCACAGGTGAAAGCAGATGCCTGTCATGTGGAGATGAGCTTTGTGGAAAGCTACCACCTGCATCCAGAGCTGATCGACGTTCTGAGCAAGAGAGTATCGGCCAGACTGGATCAATTTGAGGAAGCTGGCGCAAATCGCGATGAGGTTCGGGTATTGTTCAGCGCACATAGTCTGCCGGAACGCATTCTGAGCATGGGCGACCCCTACCGTGACCAATTGCTGGAAACCTCAGCAGCTATTGCAGCCCAAGCAGGAGTAGCCACGTGGCAGTTCACGTGGCAAAGTGCTGGCCGTACAGCCGAGCCTTGGCTTGGGCCAGACGTACTTGTTACACTCCGGGAACTCAGCACGGAGCAGGTGAAATACGTATTGGTGGCACCGGTCGGCTTTGTGTCTGATCATTTGGAGGTCCTGTATGATCTTGATATTGAAGCACAAGCCGTGGCCTCCGAGCTGGACATTCGCTTGATGCGCATTGAATCGCTAAATAGCGATCCAGCCTATATGTCAGTACTAAGTGATGTGGTACGTAATCAGGCAAATCAAATGAAGGTAAGCCAATTATGA
- the hemE gene encoding uroporphyrinogen decarboxylase, with amino-acid sequence MTYNDTFIRACRKLDTEHVPVWYMRQAGRYDPEYRKIKEKYSLLEICKQPDLAAEISMMPVRKLGVDAAILYSDIMNPVASIGVKFDIVKDIGPVIENPIRSAADVDRLKPIDIEGDLSHILETIAILDKELDVPLITFAGAPFTIASYLIEGRPSKSYIRTKALMYNEPRVWEKLMDKLGDMVIAYLRSHVRSGGKAFQLFDSWVGTLAPHDFKTYVLPTISRIFAELSDLDVPKIYFPGVSSGELLPSLTNLQADVIGLDWRVSLTEGRRRIGEKFAVQGNLDPYLLTAPMDILKERAKELIDEGLQQPGYIFNLGHGLYPEASLDKLRELTEYIHEYSQNVMKEATKLSNHLNI; translated from the coding sequence ATGACCTACAACGACACTTTTATCCGTGCCTGCCGAAAGCTGGACACGGAGCACGTTCCCGTATGGTACATGCGGCAGGCTGGCCGTTATGATCCCGAGTACCGTAAAATCAAAGAAAAGTATTCACTGCTTGAAATCTGCAAACAGCCTGACCTGGCCGCGGAAATATCAATGATGCCCGTGCGCAAGCTAGGTGTGGATGCAGCTATTCTGTATTCGGACATTATGAATCCGGTCGCTTCTATTGGGGTTAAATTTGATATCGTCAAGGATATTGGCCCGGTAATCGAGAATCCGATTCGCAGTGCAGCGGACGTGGATAGATTGAAGCCGATTGATATTGAAGGCGATCTCAGTCACATTCTGGAGACGATCGCTATACTCGACAAGGAGCTGGATGTGCCGCTGATCACATTTGCAGGTGCACCGTTTACCATTGCCAGTTATCTTATCGAAGGCAGACCCTCCAAGAGCTATATTCGCACTAAAGCGTTGATGTACAATGAACCACGTGTCTGGGAGAAGCTGATGGACAAGCTTGGCGATATGGTTATCGCCTATCTGCGCAGTCATGTACGTAGTGGAGGCAAAGCTTTCCAATTGTTCGACAGCTGGGTGGGTACGCTTGCGCCCCATGATTTCAAGACCTATGTGCTGCCAACCATTTCCCGGATTTTTGCTGAATTGTCCGATCTGGATGTACCCAAAATATATTTTCCTGGTGTAAGCTCAGGTGAATTGCTGCCCAGTCTAACAAATCTTCAGGCAGATGTAATCGGGTTGGATTGGCGTGTTAGCTTGACCGAAGGGCGGCGCAGAATCGGAGAGAAATTCGCGGTTCAGGGCAATCTTGATCCATATTTGCTTACAGCGCCAATGGATATCTTGAAGGAACGCGCCAAAGAACTAATTGATGAAGGGTTGCAGCAGCCGGGTTATATATTTAACTTGGGACATGGACTATACCCTGAAGCTTCATTAGATAAACTAAGGGAATTAACCGAGTATATCCACGAATATTCGCAGAATGTTATGAAAGAAGCGACAAAGCTCTCTAATCATTTAAATATTTAG
- a CDS encoding MFS transporter, producing the protein MKKWETWKVNLMVLWFGQFLVNAGMTMITPFLSLYLAKDLGVVGEHAIGIWAGLIFAANFLTSFLFQPLWGKLADKYGRKIMLLRSSFGMAVVILLMGFAQTPMQLLLLRLLNGTIAGFNPASIALVSATTPKKNMGFAMGLMQSGSVAGTILGPLIGGGLADWIGFRPIFYVVGALLFVASLLALFLVREKFDRVEAAQEPQVSVLAGLKELAKIPQLPALFGVTFLLQFAMISPMTLLPLYVEKLHGSAVNIAFLAGMVSAVTGISNMIASPVLGKLSDKVGAHRILTFALIGAAVFLIPQAFVTSVWQLIVVRFLMGVFMGGLLPSVNALIRSYTPDGKESRAFGFNSSTLALGNMLGAIIGGFLSGYIGIEGLFILSGIFLLINTVWVRLKLYKKTEPRLFR; encoded by the coding sequence TTGAAGAAGTGGGAGACCTGGAAAGTCAACCTCATGGTGCTTTGGTTCGGCCAATTTCTAGTCAATGCTGGGATGACGATGATCACACCGTTCCTCTCCCTTTATCTTGCCAAAGATCTCGGTGTAGTGGGTGAGCATGCGATTGGAATATGGGCCGGACTTATTTTTGCCGCAAATTTTCTGACATCATTTCTGTTTCAACCCTTGTGGGGCAAGCTCGCAGACAAATATGGACGCAAAATCATGCTGCTGCGATCAAGCTTCGGCATGGCGGTAGTCATTCTATTAATGGGCTTCGCCCAGACGCCGATGCAGCTACTGCTGCTGCGTTTGCTGAACGGCACCATTGCCGGATTCAATCCGGCTTCGATTGCACTCGTCTCGGCCACCACTCCCAAAAAAAACATGGGCTTCGCCATGGGGCTGATGCAGTCCGGGTCTGTAGCCGGTACCATTCTTGGGCCGCTCATCGGTGGCGGACTTGCCGATTGGATCGGCTTCCGCCCGATCTTCTATGTCGTTGGAGCCTTGCTGTTCGTCGCTTCCCTGCTGGCACTATTTCTAGTGAGGGAGAAATTCGACCGTGTTGAAGCCGCGCAGGAGCCTCAGGTTTCAGTGCTGGCTGGCTTGAAGGAGCTTGCCAAAATTCCACAGCTGCCTGCACTATTCGGAGTAACCTTTCTGCTGCAGTTCGCGATGATCAGTCCCATGACGCTGCTGCCCCTTTATGTAGAAAAACTGCACGGCTCTGCCGTAAATATCGCCTTTTTGGCGGGAATGGTCAGCGCGGTCACCGGGATCTCCAATATGATCGCTTCTCCAGTGCTTGGCAAGCTAAGCGACAAGGTCGGCGCACACCGAATTCTCACCTTTGCGCTGATCGGTGCAGCGGTATTTCTCATTCCTCAGGCGTTCGTCACCAGCGTCTGGCAATTGATTGTGGTTCGTTTCCTTATGGGGGTCTTTATGGGCGGTCTTCTGCCCAGTGTTAACGCCCTTATCCGCTCCTATACCCCTGACGGCAAAGAGAGCCGGGCCTTTGGCTTCAACAGCAGCACATTGGCTCTTGGCAACATGTTGGGAGCCATTATTGGCGGCTTTCTGTCTGGCTATATCGGAATTGAAGGTCTCTTCATCCTCTCCGGCATTTTCTTGTTGATCAATACAGTATGGGTACGCCTGAAGTTGTACAAAAAGACTGAGCCGAGATTATTTCGTTAG
- a CDS encoding O-methyltransferase — protein sequence MLSQEEYSEHLYTEDEILLNVKQAILESGMPPVSVTPGYGRLLTMLVRLSRSSRILEIGALGGYSGICLCRGLASGGMLTSLELKADYAALAHRHLELAGYGDAVEYRVGPAMESLGNLAAEGQKFDFFFIDADKENYPNYLEYAIQLARPGAIIAGDNIFLRGRTLNTDRNGPAIQSMRHFNEMMAHDERLTSTLLPAYDGLALAIVK from the coding sequence ATGCTTAGTCAGGAAGAATACAGTGAACATCTTTATACGGAGGACGAAATCTTGCTGAATGTAAAACAAGCGATCCTCGAAAGTGGCATGCCGCCCGTCTCGGTCACTCCCGGATATGGAAGACTGCTCACCATGCTGGTCCGCCTGTCGCGCTCATCCCGCATTTTGGAGATTGGAGCTCTTGGCGGCTATAGTGGCATCTGCCTCTGCCGTGGACTGGCATCGGGTGGCATGTTGACCTCGCTCGAGCTGAAGGCTGACTACGCCGCACTCGCGCATCGCCATTTAGAGCTTGCTGGCTACGGGGATGCTGTAGAATACAGAGTAGGCCCTGCTATGGAGAGCTTGGGCAATCTTGCAGCAGAAGGCCAGAAATTCGATTTCTTCTTTATTGATGCAGATAAAGAAAATTATCCGAATTATCTGGAATACGCAATACAGCTGGCACGACCTGGGGCGATCATTGCTGGAGACAATATTTTTCTGCGCGGACGGACGCTTAATACAGATCGGAATGGACCTGCTATCCAATCCATGCGCCACTTTAATGAAATGATGGCCCATGACGAGCGTCTGACCAGTACGCTTTTACCAGCCTACGATGGATTAGCCTTGGCTATTGTGAAATAA
- a CDS encoding class I SAM-dependent RNA methyltransferase, with the protein MSKFQLIATAPMGLEAVVARELNELGYETTVENGRVLFSGDYIDICRCNLWLRTSDRVLVKMGQFPAKTFDELFEGVKAIDWEDWIPENGEFPVEGRSHKSQLTSVPACQGIVKKAVVEKLKLSYSTDWFPETGPRYVIEMILLNDIALITLDTTGPALHKRGYRRQATEAPLKETMAAALIQISRWNGHRPLYDPCCGTGTLLIEAAMIAWNIAPGLRRSFPSEHWPDIPQRLWESAREEAFDAVRDDYPLQLTGSDIDPAAIELAEAAAKSAGLSGEITFKVGAAAKVRPQGEYGCIITNPPYGERISSEKEVEKLTRQFGEMMLYLPTWSFFAISPYKEFEQYYGRKADKRRKLYNGRIECQYYQYLGPLPPRNQN; encoded by the coding sequence TTGAGCAAATTTCAATTAATCGCTACCGCCCCTATGGGTTTGGAAGCTGTCGTAGCACGAGAATTAAACGAACTGGGTTATGAGACCACGGTCGAGAACGGACGGGTATTGTTCAGCGGTGATTACATCGATATTTGCCGCTGCAATTTATGGCTGCGCACATCCGATCGCGTATTAGTTAAAATGGGCCAATTCCCGGCCAAAACATTTGATGAGCTGTTTGAAGGCGTTAAAGCCATTGATTGGGAAGACTGGATTCCGGAGAATGGAGAATTCCCGGTTGAAGGACGGTCACATAAATCCCAGTTGACCAGTGTACCTGCTTGCCAAGGGATCGTCAAGAAAGCCGTCGTTGAGAAGCTGAAGCTTTCTTACAGTACGGACTGGTTCCCTGAAACTGGACCTCGCTATGTCATTGAGATGATTCTTTTGAATGATATTGCCTTAATCACCCTTGATACTACTGGTCCTGCGCTGCACAAACGCGGCTACCGCCGACAGGCAACGGAAGCTCCGCTGAAGGAAACCATGGCTGCTGCCCTGATCCAGATCAGCCGCTGGAACGGCCATCGTCCCCTGTACGATCCATGCTGCGGCACAGGTACATTATTGATCGAAGCCGCCATGATCGCCTGGAATATCGCGCCAGGACTTCGGCGTTCGTTCCCGTCTGAGCATTGGCCGGATATTCCACAGCGTCTGTGGGAATCCGCCCGGGAGGAAGCCTTCGACGCCGTGCGTGATGATTATCCCCTACAGCTGACCGGCAGCGACATTGATCCTGCTGCCATCGAGCTTGCGGAAGCCGCCGCCAAAAGTGCTGGCTTATCCGGTGAAATCACCTTCAAGGTTGGCGCTGCCGCCAAAGTAAGACCTCAAGGCGAATATGGCTGTATCATCACCAACCCGCCATATGGTGAACGGATCAGCAGCGAAAAAGAAGTCGAGAAGCTGACCCGCCAGTTTGGCGAGATGATGCTGTATCTGCCGACCTGGTCTTTCTTCGCCATTAGTCCCTACAAGGAATTTGAGCAGTATTACGGCCGCAAGGCTGATAAACGCCGCAAGCTGTATAATGGGCGAATCGAATGCCAGTATTACCAATACCTTGGCCCGCTGCCGCCGAGAAACCAGAATTAA
- a CDS encoding aldo/keto reductase, translated as MKHITDGKILNNGINMPWFGLGTYRAAGKEVANAVSTALEIGYRSIDTAAVYGNEEEVGQSIATSGVARDSLFVTTKVWNEDQGFDTTLRAFETSSKKLGLDFIDLYLIHWPGKDKYKETWRALERLQSEGRVRAIGVSNFQIHHLEELLKDSSTVPAVNQVELHPRFIQKELHEFCVQHNIQIEAWAPLMKGRLQENELLIEIAQKYGKTVAQVILRWGLQNEIVIIPKSVTASRIKENSEIFDFELSQAEVNAVSGLDAGERIGTDPDKLLF; from the coding sequence ATGAAGCATATTACCGATGGGAAGATTTTGAACAATGGGATTAACATGCCTTGGTTTGGACTGGGTACCTATAGAGCGGCGGGTAAAGAAGTTGCTAATGCAGTATCCACCGCACTTGAGATAGGGTACCGGAGTATTGATACCGCTGCGGTATATGGCAATGAAGAGGAAGTTGGTCAATCCATTGCCACGAGCGGTGTGGCACGTGACAGTCTTTTCGTCACTACTAAGGTTTGGAATGAAGATCAAGGGTTCGATACGACACTACGCGCTTTCGAGACTAGCAGCAAGAAGCTGGGACTTGATTTTATTGATCTGTATTTAATTCATTGGCCAGGAAAAGACAAATATAAGGAAACCTGGCGCGCGCTGGAGCGTCTTCAATCAGAAGGCCGTGTCCGGGCCATTGGGGTCAGCAATTTCCAGATTCACCATCTAGAGGAGCTACTAAAGGACAGCAGCACTGTGCCAGCGGTTAATCAGGTAGAGTTGCATCCCCGCTTTATCCAGAAGGAACTGCATGAATTTTGCGTACAACATAATATACAGATCGAAGCTTGGGCTCCGCTCATGAAAGGCAGACTTCAAGAGAATGAACTGTTGATAGAGATTGCCCAAAAATACGGCAAAACGGTTGCACAGGTTATTTTACGCTGGGGGCTTCAGAATGAGATTGTCATCATTCCGAAATCAGTCACAGCTTCCAGAATTAAAGAAAACAGCGAAATCTTCGATTTCGAGCTGTCGCAAGCTGAAGTGAACGCTGTAAGCGGATTGGATGCCGGTGAACGGATAGGTACAGATCCGGACAAGCTGCTCTTCTAG
- a CDS encoding DUF1450 domain-containing protein codes for MANDIQVCDECNFMSMKSILPKLRKMAPDAEIKIGCKSYCGPCGKRAFVFINGRYISAPTEDEVLKKVEAFVKHPAVQK; via the coding sequence ATGGCTAATGATATTCAAGTTTGTGATGAATGTAATTTCATGAGTATGAAGAGCATCTTGCCGAAGCTGCGCAAGATGGCGCCTGACGCCGAGATCAAGATCGGCTGTAAGTCATACTGCGGCCCATGCGGCAAACGGGCTTTCGTGTTTATTAACGGCCGTTATATCAGTGCTCCAACTGAGGATGAAGTACTGAAGAAAGTGGAAGCTTTCGTCAAGCATCCAGCTGTTCAGAAATAA
- a CDS encoding iron-sulfur cluster assembly accessory protein, whose product MNVKITRNAAKVIKKQMELEGNSELKLRVTITHAHGDHAHYGLDLDTPKKNDVVVSTDKEIDVILDPNQPLLDGVKIDYLYLPEEGFVITNPSKGNNGDH is encoded by the coding sequence ATGAATGTCAAAATTACCCGCAATGCGGCTAAAGTGATAAAGAAACAGATGGAGCTTGAAGGAAACAGCGAATTGAAGCTGCGCGTCACGATTACGCATGCCCACGGAGATCATGCCCACTACGGTCTTGATTTGGACACGCCTAAGAAGAATGATGTAGTAGTCTCCACAGATAAGGAAATCGATGTTATTCTAGATCCGAATCAACCTTTACTTGACGGCGTAAAGATCGATTACCTCTACTTGCCGGAGGAAGGTTTTGTTATTACTAATCCGTCTAAAGGGAATAACGGCGACCACTAA